Genomic segment of Vitis riparia cultivar Riparia Gloire de Montpellier isolate 1030 chromosome 19, EGFV_Vit.rip_1.0, whole genome shotgun sequence:
GAAGTAACCAAACAATGCAGTCTAAAACCGGCTTTGCTGCAGCTCAAAGACATTCATCCTGTCTTTGTTACAGTAGTGTGCtacaatttaatttataatagcAAATCTACAGGGTCATCAGACTTTGCCTTGTGCTTCAAGCGTCTAATATTTTACTGATGTCTTCATTGCCTGAAAACGATGTGGCCTCTCGATTGGAATTTGCTTCTAGCACATGTCTTTCACTGAAAAAACCAGGCTTCCCAGGCTGAGGTAATACACCCTCACTACCCAGCATAAGAATCACAGAAGACATGCTTGGCCGATCATCTGGACAACGTTGCACACACCACAGACCGACATTGATTGAACGTAGCACTTCAGATAGATTGTAGGTATCTCCCATTGACGCATCAATAATTTCGAAAGATCTACCTTCCATATAGAGGGTCCATGCCTAGACAATTCATAGCAACATCAGCTGTggtttttggttatttttatgACAAAGAAAGGAGGAGATATTACTTGATACTTACGTGTCCAAGAAGGTTGATGCAGAGGTTTGGGTGATAGAaccctctgtttctcttcccacTCACAATCTCTAGAACTGAAACaccaaagctataaacatctGATTTTGTAGAGTACAATCCAACAATGACATATTCTGGAGACATGTAACCACTGTAGGGGACCattgaagaaagaaatgaaagttaCACACACCCAATGTAGGAGATTATTGAATAGAGAGATGCAGTTACAagcaatgaaaataaaactattCACAATGGTTCCAAATGTACTTACTATGTTCCAACCACCATCGTATTTGCTTCAATTTCATTTCCTCCAAAACTTCTGGCCATgccaaaatctgaaatttttgTTACATCTCACTATCTAGTAAACTGTTGTCGGCTTTAAGATCCCTATGGATTATTCTCAATCTAGAATCCTGGTGAAGATAAAGAAGTCCTCGAGCAATACCATTGATAATGAGAAAGCACTTGGGCCAATCTAGAACCACATTTTGCTCTTGATCtatccatttttattatataaagttAATCTATTTTGCttatttgattcttgaaaataaattgaaattttttcctcaaataaatgaatttcaaaatttccatgAAAGTGATTCAAATCAAAGCAACATGTGTAACAACAAAAGAAGAATGATCTATGCCCATTAAGTAATAATGGAAAATTGTTGAGGACAAAATAAGTAATGAGTTTTAATAGTAGGGGTCCAAACTTTGAATATCATGGACACAAATGGATTTGAAAAGAATAATTGTTGAGTGCCTTACCTTGACTCATCTACCCTTCCCCTTCCCCCCTCTCTTGAAGAgcaatttaattcattttggaaatttctaaaagaaacattttatggatttatttattaaataaataaataaattcccaAAAGCCTCACATTGGGTCTGACCTGTTGTTGTGTGGGTGACTAGGCGCACATCCTGGTGTTGTGTGTGCATAGGGTGGGTGTGCAAGAGTGAGTGCATAGGGGCATGGGAGTGTGCGTGCATGAATACGTGGGGCATTGAGCGTGTCACCTAGTACGGGCAAGTGCATGGGCATGGGCGCAAGCAAGTGCTCAGGCAAGTGCTCGGGCATGTGCGCAGGTAAGTGCGTGGGTGTGTACATTGTTGCTACCAACCTAAGTGTTGCCCCAACACTTTGCCTTCTAAGTGATGCCGACCAAATCTCCATGTCCTCCTTGCTATTGTCCTAAGGTCCTCATGGatgcaaggcctacccatgaggccCTTAATGCCACTATCTGAGTCGAAGGTTAAGGGGCTAACAATTAGTATGGCTTATCCCTCTTcttgataatatatataagaaatggTTGTCATGACCTTAAATGTCCATTACTAATGATCATGTCAGAACAATgcaagggaaaaaagaaaaaaggcaagtAGTAAGTAATATCAATTTTTTCCAACATGGAAAATAACCAAGTTGtaggtaattaaaattttttcaactGTGATTGTATTTGAACAATATGAGAAAAATGGGCATCGGAAGGAGCTTTGAGGATGAACCCTAAAATATCTAATAACACATCTAACTTGGACAATGCCCTAAGGATAAGGGCCGTTTTGAAAATAGGATGAATTGAACAAGCTGAACACGAGTGAGATTCCCAAGTAGGTAAGTATACAAATAGGTAACAATATCACAATCTCACATAAAATGTGAGACAAAAGATAGTTCTACTCgtactttttctctctctatcccccctctctctctctctttatatatataatttaaaaaaacattattaaaatattgaatatgaTCTGAATGTCTTCCATTTTGTGGCTATGCCTGATTTAACATGTCACTGCAATCTCTGTTGAATAATCGTTCATGTATATGATTATATGGGTGATTCCATCATACTGATATTGTTTCTTTCGTAATTGATCACCAGAGCAAGTAagcaaaaaatgatgtctaaaaTTGGCTTTGCCGCAGTTCAAAAACACTCATTGAACCAAAGTATCTCTATTGCAGTCATCAGAATTTGCATGTCTTGTGTTTCAAACCTCTAATATGGTATCGTGGTCTTCATTGCCTGAAAATGATGAGGCGTCTGGGTTAGAATTTGCTTCCGGCATAGGTGTCTCACAGAAAAAACCAGGCTCTTTGGGCTGAGGTAATGCACCCTCACTACCCAGCATAAGAATCACAGAAGACATGCTCGGCCTATCATCTGGAGAACGTTGAACACATAACAGACCAACATGGATAGAACGTAGCACTTCAGATAGATTGCAGGTATCTCCCATTGATGCATCAATAAGTTCCAAAGATCTACCTTCCATATAGAGGGTCCATGCCTAGACAATTCAAAGCAACATCAGcactagtttttatttttgattttgatttttatacaTAATAGTGAAAGGAGCAGATATTATTTACTTGATACTCACATATCCAAGAAGGTTAATGTAGTAGTTTGGGTTGTagaatcctctgtttctcttcccacTCACAATCTCTAGAACCAAAACACCAAAGCTAAAAACATCAGATTTTGTCGAGTACAATCCAGCAATTGCATATTCTGGAGACATGTAACCACTGCAGGGGACCATAGGAAGAAATGAAACTTTCAAAACACCTAATGTAGAAGGAAGAGATGCAGTTGCAAGCAACAGAAGTAAAACTATTTACAACAATCCAAATGTACTCACTATGTTCCAACCACCGTGTTTGTATTTGCTTCAATTTCATTTCCTCCAAAACTTCTGGCAATgccaaaatctgaaatttttggGTTCATCTCACTATCTAGTAAAATATTGTCTGTTTTAATGTCCCTATGAATTATTCTCAATCTGGAATCTTGATGAAGATAAAGAAGCCCTCGAGCAATACCATTGATAATGAGAAAGCGTTTAGGCCAATCTAGTACGATACTCTGCTCTTGATCTGTcaatttttattccatttaggTTAATCCATCTTTATTAtttgattcttaaaaataaattgaaaattttcctaaaataaaatgaatttaaaattttccatgaGAGTGATTCAAACTGCAACATGTGTAACAACCAAAGAATAACAATTTATGCCCATGaagtaataaaaatacattGTCAAGGGCAAAATAAATAATGGGTATTAGTAGTAGGAGTACAAGCTTTGAATAGCTTAGGCACAAATGGATTAGAAAAGGATAAATGTGGAGCTACTTTCATCTTGTGCCCAATAAACTTTCTATAGGCATTTGGTTAACAATCATACTTTCCAATATAAAGAAGGAATACTTCTCTAGCCTTGACAAAGGAGTGTTGATGGCTCAAATTCTAGAAAAAGAGGGACTTCggttttttaagttattttcattagAGCCAAGAAAGAGTAGAATCATATTCAGAGGtatatttgggaaaaaaatatctAACATTAATCTTACTAGAGTTATTATATTAGGTTTTAGAGAGTCAAACCAAAAATGAAGCGGTTCAAGCTTTTGTTGGGCATGTATTCATAGATCAACATCTTTTCTTCCCCATGAATGCAACATCCAAGAAGCTTTACAAGATTTCGATGTTGAAGCTTAGACATGTAGataacttcatttttaaattcatcggatccttgaatggaaaattttgaCAGCCTCTTCACAGCtatttcctttccattttgCAGTGTACCCTGAAATTATCCTTAATATGACTATTAGAATTTCAACTATTTGGAAAGAATaatgtttatgttttttttttccaattgtcTTTGCAATAGGCTAATCAACTTGAGttcttttagaaaatgttgAGAGTCCATTTTGCAATGATTTTGAGAGAGTTAAAAAGTGTATCTTAATTCTTGAGATTATTTTCTTGTAGaattatatgtttatttttttttaaaaaaattggagaattatttgaagTGATTCCTAGAGAATTACTTGGCAATtgattctttcaaaaatcactttcaattcaaaattctttaaataaaagGACTTTAATCAAAATCACTCCCTAACAAACTCTATGTGTactttacaaataaaaacaaatataaaagaattatataaacaataataaaataaaaagcaattaaCAAAGGAAACCCTCAAATATATTACATAAATCgcattaaaaatagaaagaattaacaaataaaacctGCTTTTTACCTTTACACACATATTGCACTTTATTCTTTAAAAGAGTTAACATTAGTTTATCTTTCTAAgcccctttctttttttctttataacatgtttatttttttaactagtaACATATGTTACTTATACATAATTTGTCAATAGACATTTGAATATAGCATTAAAAGTGGTTAGTGATAGAAAGGttgttcattaaaaaaaaaaattatgagtgaTGCAAACATATGCCATGTTGTCATTCTCAAAGGTCTTAAAATTTGGCCCTTTTTCTTATAggtaaatgaatatatatatatatatatatatatattagaaaagagggtattttggaatatatatatatgtgtactATTAAAGTTTTTTAGTGGGGATTATGTAGTAAAAAAAGCTAATGTCTATATGAAGATGAAAAGTggttaccctttttttttttgaacattttttttttaagtgcatgaaaacatcatttttctataaacattgaaagaaaaatattttaaatgctTCTCATCACttcaaaaattgtttgaaagaGCATAATATTACCTTGTAAACAGGTCCAAAACCACCTTGTCCAAGCTTATTACAGCTCGAAAAGTTGTTAGTGGCGCTAGATATTGTAGCCAATTTGAATAATGGTAACTCTAGATCTTCCTCACTTGCGCTTCCTTCCAAattgtatataaatttttttcctgcAAAGTGGAGAATGGATGATATAAAAATCGAACAAGATATAAATTTCCTAACAGCTTTTCACTACTATATAGAATGATACAAGTAATATGAGTTgttactttttctctttagctgcttcttcttcttcttcaaaatgCACGTCAGAACTATGCTTAGGAGAATGATTCCTATAGTTGACACAGAGCTGATAATCGCCAACCTTCTTTTGCTGCTGTTTATCCTTGCAAAAGCATCTTCATCCAGAAGGAAAATCATGTatgaaagaggaaaaatataaattcccAGGAGGGACTTTTGATCCCAAATATATAATATTGCAGCATGATTTGAAAGGTAATTCAAAGCTAAAACACCAAATATCGAAATTATGGACTAGTGCATAACACCAGTACTgtagaatttagaaaatatttcataGATTTTTCACATTGGAAAATGTTTCAGAAAATTTTGTATCAGCAGGTAAGGAACAGATGAGTTCATACCTAATTCTGATGCAGCCATCCTTACATAGAGCACTTGTCCACTTTCATGGAACTCTCTGATATCAATCAAATCACCAAACCAGAGCAAGCATCCACTTCCTCCTCCTCTGATATCTGAGTTTGCATAAGCAGTGCAAGAGCAGTTCCTCAAGCACATCGATGCTCATTCCTTGAGATTCATGCTTTCATTAGACCACGATTTCTGTGTGTCTGGCAGTTTTAGACCAGCGTGCTTTACAAACCCGTCACCATTGTGACAACCCAGTGAAGCATTCCGAACACATCCGCTTGACCAATCCCCCTTGTCCCAATAGCTTTGGAACTTTGGGAAAAATCCTTTCATACACTCACATTTTGGAGAGAGATTAATCTTACAAATACCATACACACCACACGTTGCATAATTGTCACAGTCATCCATCTGTTTGTTTGAATAAGGGTTCCAATAATGATCAATCCATGTGAAACACTCTGTGTAGCCATTAGGACTTAACACTAGCCTTATGATAATTTTGCTGTTAACAAGCTCATAAATACCATACgtctcattttcattaaaaacaaagGTACGTGTATAAACCGGGTTGGGTTTTAATAGAGGAATCCCACTAAATTGAATACCATTCCATGGTCCGGAGCTAAACTTTACAGCTAAGCCATTCCTCACAAGTAGTTGTGGATGTCCACCAGGATCCAGCTTATATGTAAAATTACCTTTAGAAGGGTCATCAGAGGTCTTCCATGATGACAAGTACCGATCTAGGCCTGTTACTTTGTCTCTTCCTAGCTTCATGCCTGGTAGAAGAGTGTTGCCTGGATAATCAAAACTTTGCCACAGGAAGTTTTCCGGGTCACTGTCATTCCCATTTTTCATAACAAGATTTCCAGACTCCAATAGCTGAACGTTTGGATTCCGAGCTGATCGTGATGGATTTGAAGACCAAATAATGCTATTAGTACGATTGAGAATGGCAAGAGTTCCCTGGTCAGTCACCGTCAAAACTCCTGATGAATCAGTGAGTGGGATTTCTCTGTTGGCAACCCATACCACTGTCCCAGTTGCCACTTTCTTGTACCATATCCCCAAGTATCTATTCTTGGAACTTCCCGGACTGAAAAAACCCAGTTCAAAGCTCCCACCAGCTGAAGTGATGGTCTGACCATCTCTAATAAGTTGATTGACCGTTATGGTGTCTACTGCACTGCAGATCGTTAAGATGGAGATTAAATAGAACAAGAAAATTACAAGTGTTGTAAGGGCATCCATCCATGTCCCAGAAAGTGAGAATTCTCGGGCACCTTATATTTTTGCCCAgtcttcttgttctttttttgcTTCGCCTGTAAGAAACTGCAAATTCACTGTAGTCTGACATTAGGTGGCAAATAATCCCTTGAATTAAACAACAAAGTCAATCCAGATTTGCAGATAAAATATTGTTGCAGTCCCTTTTTTTACTAGATGCAGAcgtgtaaaataaaataaaattcttcaaTTATTCTAGAAAGAAGCCAAAGCCCTCGTTAGCAGAATTGAAAGATGTGGGGAAGGCCAAAAACCGAGTCAAGCTTTCCAGGATATTACAAgaatacataaaaaatatacgTTAACTCAGATTTATATGGCCAGCTTGAATACTGACAAATAAATTTAGTCATAAAAAAGGGTGAGAAAATTTGACCAGGCTGCACAACATGAATGATTAGTCTTTGTTTGAATGGTTCCTAACACTTGATGGACTACTTACATCTCAGATTAGTCTTTCATTGGATGTAGGCTGTGTGGTTGAGAGAAGCCTCCAAAATGAGATGAAACGTTAAGGATGTAAACAGTGATTACTAGACATATTTACAATCTTCCCGTCACTCTTGCTGTTCCAAAGTCTGAATTTTTGGGCTCAATGCATCAtctaaatattttcttctttcaaagCTCTATGGATTTGGAGTCTGGAATCTTGGAATCTTCCAGTCAGGGTACGTTGTGTCATATACTTTGTGTAAACCAGGTTGTTCTTTATCAATGGACGAAACCGCTAAATCATTTGAATTCAATGTAAACTACATAAAAAAACTGAACTCATCTTTTTAAAATGCAAATTtagtataaaattaaattttttatatagatatcGCATTCTCAAAAGAAGAgaattacttttattttgaattcatcTTTTCAAGGGATGAGTTTCGTATGACaatttttgttgtaaaattttcaatattttgcaaattgtcatatttaataattttttttttaaaaaaactctctTTCCTTCCCACTctttagtaataaaaaaataaaacatttttgacACTTATTCTAGCAATAACTAGaatatcaataaatgaatacaAAATGAAACAAAACTACCTACTTGGGGGTATTCCTACTATCTTAAGAACTTTTGCGGTCAATGCCTCTTAAATGTCTTGTACACTTGGATTCTTAGGTTTCAATGGACCTTTTCAACTTCTTACATGTTACTTaagtacaaaaagaaaataaatgaagagaACTATCTCAATGATTAgatataaaaagatgaagaactTCTAGTGTAAGTGCTCTTTAATGAGGATGAGCAAGTTTGGATGCAAAGCACTTGTTTGAATTTAAGAAGATTGAATAAGCAATAAATGTGATTTTTGGATTCTTGTTCCACTTTAAATGCATCAAAGGTGGGGTTTAAATAGGTTTTGGAGTCAAACTAACCAATTTCCAACAAACATATTCAAAACTTGACTAATACtttggaaatattttcaaagttgaGAGTACCTTGGTTAAGTTGAGAATTTTAATGATGAACTTGAGGTTTCTCCTATGCTAACTAGGTACCTTAAATCATCCTCATGTACAACTCAAATACTTGAAATACAagcaagaaaaatcaaataaactctCTACTAAGATCTTTGTAAAAAGTTACAAAATCCTCTTGGACCTTCTTAAATCGTGCATTTTACTTCTTAAATCATACTAATggtatataaaatgataaagcTCTTTCCAACCAATGCActtgaacaaataaatatattagtatcctttaactttaattttattatcatcaaaattagGATTACCTAACCCTTAGGTGAACAatgtccttttcttttttatagaaataaaattaaagttgtcAATAAACTCCCCCTAATATTTCCtcctaaataaaattaaatagaatacattttaagtaataagagaatattgagGTTGGATGTCTCCTATGATAtggaataaatttaaagtattagGCAAGATGATAAAGCTTCATCCATACATATCAATACAAATATGGTTTGAGCATAGCTTGCATATTGGCCATCTATGAGTCACTTCACGCCTCCATAGCAACATGTGCATCAACAATCATGCCCAATACAATCTCATGGCGATCAACAAAATAGACGTGCAAGTCATccattatttggttttttctattcaactaaaaatatcTTGTTAATATTAACCAAaataactaaagtgaacttgttatcaataagtttagTTTAGTTATATTAGTTGATGtcaatgagttatttttaactgaatggaaaagtcaaatattttggctttttctatttagtcaaaaaacaaacaccacctataATGTTGCTAACTGTCTAGCTTTCAAAATTGCAGGTGAGAGTTAGTGCTATCAAGTCAAGGATAGGTCCACGAAACCTTATCATCCATCAATCATAACATTTGATGAAAATTGTTATTCAAACATCATGACTTACTTGTCCCACAAAGGCCAATCTACATCTTGTGGTGGTAATACTTTTCTTAGTTGGTATCTAAAATACACCATTGGTTGAGCAAGTGATGTCATGAAAATACACCATTGGCCGAGCAAGTGATGTCATATAGATATTTT
This window contains:
- the LOC117909127 gene encoding G-type lectin S-receptor-like serine/threonine-protein kinase At4g27290; the protein is MPEHLPEHLLAPMPMHLPVLGDTLNAPRIHARTLPCPYALTLAHPPYAHTTPGCAPSHPHNNSGYMSPEYVIVGLYSTKSDVYSFGVSVLEIVSGKRNRGFYHPNLCINLLGHAWTLYMEGRSFEIIDASMGDTYNLSEVLRSINVGLWCVQRCPDDRPSMSSVILMLGSEGVLPQPGKPGFFSERHVLEANSNREATSFSGNEDISKILDA